From a region of the Deinococcus misasensis DSM 22328 genome:
- a CDS encoding cyclodeaminase/cyclohydrolase family protein → MTLWNENIEDLLNQTASDAPTPGGGSVAGLTAAFGLGLVIMALEISRPKKNADVVGIDALLLEARERLTVLKTHADRDVAAFERYMEALKLPKGSEERKVAVKEATRNAALTPLAAARDVVQALNIAERAVPLAHSSIISDVGAGVAVLHGAGQAFLLTVDMNLKYDADLKSELGAERQQVAEEMQHLQQGILQEVSAQLV, encoded by the coding sequence ATGACCCTGTGGAATGAGAACATCGAAGACCTGCTGAACCAGACCGCCAGCGATGCCCCCACCCCCGGCGGTGGATCGGTGGCTGGCCTGACGGCTGCTTTTGGTCTGGGACTCGTGATCATGGCTCTGGAAATCTCCAGACCGAAAAAGAATGCCGATGTGGTGGGCATCGATGCCCTCTTGCTGGAAGCCAGAGAACGCCTGACCGTCCTGAAAACCCATGCAGATCGGGATGTCGCTGCCTTCGAACGTTACATGGAGGCTTTGAAACTCCCCAAAGGCTCTGAAGAGCGCAAAGTGGCGGTCAAAGAGGCCACACGCAATGCTGCCTTGACCCCTCTGGCAGCTGCCAGAGATGTGGTGCAGGCCCTGAACATTGCTGAAAGGGCTGTGCCTCTGGCCCATTCCAGCATCATCAGCGATGTGGGGGCAGGAGTGGCAGTGCTCCATGGCGCAGGGCAGGCTTTTCTGCTGACCGTGGACATGAACCTCAAGTACGATGCAGATCTGAAATCTGAACTCGGTGCAGAACGCCAGCAGGTCGCTGAAGAAATGCAGCACCTTCAACAGGGCATTCTGCAAGAAGTCTCTGCCCAATTGGTCTGA
- a CDS encoding S8 family serine peptidase — protein MRHSIFKYSFNALVLGVLLTACGGGSTTPTTATIEGQVGFLNQSNKQASPSAHGVKSTLFGQTISPDVIPGKVLVKYRQNSSFSKQGVVQVAGKTLKWQRTLGNTGMQLMSVDSASPAETLQVVEALKARPEVEFAQPDYMMYPMATPNDPFFAEQWHYQNINLPAAWDITKGSNVTVAVLDTGIIGKHPDFAGKLLPGYDFVTLTANTPTGDGNSRDSDPEDNGTIETTSFHGSHVAGTIAAATNNGVGVAGVSWGAKILPVRVLGLEGGSLSDIIDGLLWAGGEKVNGVPDNANPAQVINMSLGGMASCADLPAYQAVFDLLKDKGIIVVVAAGNSNMDASQFSPASCGNVITVGSTGLENDRSSFSNYGARIDVMAPGGEMAEDLDNNGDPDGVLSISRQNGGAFNYMYLQGTSMAAPHVAGVVALLKSVKPDLNYASALQILQNTATPLTNAQCRIVGACGAGLINALSAVQAAQTNPTPDFNLVLDEPVVTLEAGQSTSASMHLSLTGGFNEAVGIALENVDPKLQAKVVNLGNNNYRIDVTALANSNGNYTIAVTATSGNKVRTDFLTVQVKPSALNALGTYVIACALTSDPNNICDDNASEALQVKNPVAAVNYGLKVSMAFDYVLMAWLDKNQNDDLDNGDYWAFYTENGVLVSVAPGSKGVDLPLELYQDIGAANLKPASLSTLKQIVKEMTQ, from the coding sequence ATGAGACATTCCATCTTCAAGTACAGTTTCAATGCCCTTGTTCTCGGTGTGCTGTTGACAGCATGTGGCGGCGGATCCACCACACCCACCACGGCCACCATTGAAGGACAGGTGGGGTTTTTGAACCAGAGCAACAAGCAGGCATCCCCTTCTGCCCATGGGGTCAAATCCACCCTGTTTGGACAAACCATCAGTCCGGATGTGATTCCCGGCAAAGTGCTGGTGAAGTACCGCCAGAACAGCAGTTTCAGCAAACAGGGTGTTGTGCAGGTCGCGGGCAAAACCCTCAAGTGGCAGCGGACCCTGGGCAACACAGGCATGCAACTCATGTCGGTGGATTCCGCCTCTCCAGCGGAAACCCTGCAGGTCGTGGAGGCCCTCAAAGCCAGACCAGAGGTGGAGTTCGCCCAGCCAGACTACATGATGTACCCCATGGCAACCCCCAATGATCCTTTTTTTGCAGAGCAATGGCACTACCAGAACATCAACCTGCCAGCAGCATGGGACATCACCAAAGGCAGCAATGTCACGGTGGCTGTGCTGGACACGGGGATCATTGGAAAACACCCTGATTTTGCAGGGAAGTTGTTGCCGGGCTACGATTTTGTCACCCTGACCGCCAACACCCCCACTGGAGATGGCAATTCCCGTGACAGCGATCCAGAAGACAATGGCACCATCGAAACCACCTCCTTCCACGGGTCGCATGTGGCTGGAACCATTGCTGCAGCCACCAACAATGGTGTGGGGGTGGCAGGGGTGTCATGGGGAGCCAAAATCCTTCCTGTGCGTGTGCTGGGTCTGGAAGGTGGCAGCCTGTCAGACATCATTGATGGTTTGCTCTGGGCCGGTGGAGAAAAAGTGAATGGGGTTCCTGACAACGCCAACCCTGCACAGGTCATCAACATGAGCCTGGGAGGCATGGCAAGTTGTGCAGACCTGCCTGCCTATCAGGCGGTTTTTGACCTCCTCAAAGACAAAGGCATCATTGTGGTGGTGGCTGCAGGAAATTCCAACATGGATGCCAGCCAGTTCAGCCCGGCCAGTTGTGGAAATGTGATCACTGTGGGTTCCACGGGTCTTGAAAACGACCGTTCCAGCTTCTCCAATTACGGTGCTCGCATCGATGTCATGGCCCCCGGTGGGGAAATGGCTGAAGACCTGGACAACAATGGAGACCCTGATGGCGTGCTGAGCATCAGCCGTCAGAACGGAGGGGCCTTCAATTACATGTATTTGCAAGGAACCAGCATGGCAGCACCCCACGTGGCTGGTGTGGTGGCCTTGCTCAAGAGTGTCAAACCTGACCTGAATTATGCTTCCGCGTTGCAAATCCTGCAGAACACTGCAACCCCCCTGACCAACGCCCAGTGCCGAATTGTGGGTGCTTGCGGAGCAGGTCTGATCAATGCACTGTCTGCAGTGCAAGCTGCCCAGACCAACCCCACCCCCGATTTCAATCTGGTGCTGGATGAACCTGTGGTCACCCTGGAAGCCGGCCAGAGCACCTCTGCCAGCATGCACCTGAGCCTGACCGGTGGGTTCAATGAAGCTGTAGGCATCGCTCTGGAAAATGTTGATCCCAAATTGCAGGCCAAGGTGGTCAACCTTGGGAACAACAATTACCGCATCGATGTGACGGCTCTGGCGAACTCCAATGGCAATTACACCATTGCTGTGACGGCCACCTCTGGAAACAAAGTCAGAACCGATTTCCTGACGGTGCAGGTCAAACCCAGTGCCCTGAATGCCCTGGGAACCTATGTGATTGCCTGTGCACTCACCAGCGATCCCAACAACATCTGTGATGACAACGCCAGTGAGGCCTTACAGGTGAAGAATCCTGTGGCAGCGGTCAATTATGGACTCAAGGTCAGCATGGCTTTTGACTATGTGTTGATGGCCTGGTTGGACAAAAACCAGAACGATGACCTGGACAATGGTGATTACTGGGCTTTCTACACCGAAAATGGCGTGCTGGTCTCTGTGGCTCCTGGAAGCAAAGGTGTGGATTTGCCGCTGGAACTCTATCAGGACATCGGTGCAGCCAATTTGAAACCGGCATCCCTGTCCACCCTCAAACAGATTGTCAAAGAAATGACCCAATGA
- a CDS encoding NERD domain-containing protein translates to MTFFKRLFKPKPVEPDLEDHDDPEDSAAPSLPQPRPTPKGVGDILGEMPDEWLIRENVTIDRMTVDYVAVSPYGVYCIFEPAKRGKVTATPRGLYVNNEKIEPLPTDVTGVLKPLRKYLGVPLEPIMVFRDSEIMGTEVGALKIFSPERLKTHLLFKVTPVHNDTELREVLKRINVLQDEAKKWRY, encoded by the coding sequence ATGACCTTCTTCAAACGACTCTTCAAACCCAAACCCGTGGAACCCGATCTGGAAGATCACGACGACCCTGAAGATTCAGCGGCCCCAAGTTTGCCTCAACCCAGACCCACACCCAAGGGTGTAGGGGACATTCTGGGTGAAATGCCCGATGAATGGTTGATCCGCGAAAATGTTACCATTGACCGCATGACCGTGGATTATGTTGCGGTTTCGCCTTATGGGGTGTATTGCATCTTTGAGCCTGCCAAGCGGGGTAAAGTGACGGCCACGCCACGGGGTTTGTACGTCAACAATGAAAAAATCGAGCCCCTGCCCACCGACGTGACGGGTGTGCTCAAACCCCTCCGCAAGTATCTGGGTGTCCCTCTGGAACCCATCATGGTGTTCCGCGACAGTGAAATCATGGGCACTGAGGTTGGAGCCCTGAAAATCTTTTCCCCAGAGCGTCTGAAAACCCATTTGTTGTTCAAAGTCACGCCCGTTCACAACGACACAGAATTGCGTGAAGTGCTCAAACGGATCAATGTGCTTCAGGACGAAGCCAAGAAATGGCGCTACTGA
- a CDS encoding DUF2259 domain-containing protein: MRFLLPLFLSFTSMALAADQSTLAFLGFSKDGKYAAYEQYGVQDGSGFPYSEIVVLSVPQSKTVISVKKVIQTESSGVKEARSQAAKAAVLGRYGIQIKNLGRTVYASPLGKSMVQFHAKSRAYQMGILPINFKNSDCISPSAKGVSVQLNKKVIFKDAVLPKDRYCAQKYAIQQVRIWDTSKSFIAFLRYEKDGFEGPDVRYWAVTGILP, from the coding sequence ATGCGTTTTTTACTTCCCCTGTTTTTGAGTTTCACTTCGATGGCTCTGGCAGCTGACCAGTCCACTCTGGCTTTTTTGGGATTTTCCAAAGATGGCAAATATGCAGCCTACGAGCAGTATGGCGTCCAGGATGGGAGTGGTTTCCCTTACAGCGAAATTGTGGTGCTCAGTGTGCCCCAGAGCAAGACAGTCATCAGCGTCAAAAAAGTGATTCAGACAGAGAGCAGTGGGGTCAAAGAGGCCAGATCACAGGCTGCCAAAGCAGCAGTCCTTGGGCGTTATGGCATCCAGATCAAAAACCTCGGGCGCACGGTTTATGCCAGTCCTTTGGGGAAAAGCATGGTGCAATTTCATGCCAAGTCACGGGCTTACCAGATGGGGATTTTGCCCATCAACTTCAAAAACAGCGATTGCATCAGTCCTTCTGCAAAGGGGGTCAGTGTGCAACTGAACAAAAAAGTGATTTTCAAAGATGCTGTTTTGCCCAAAGACCGTTATTGTGCCCAGAAATATGCCATTCAGCAGGTGCGCATCTGGGACACCAGCAAAAGTTTCATTGCTTTTTTGCGCTATGAGAAAGACGGTTTTGAGGGGCCAGATGTGCGTTACTGGGCGGTCACAGGCATTTTGCCCTGA
- a CDS encoding alpha-amylase family glycosyl hydrolase, which yields MKQPSMGDRKRSQISHALLGLSLSLALASCGLFAAPPKPQPEPTLNPWNKEVLYFALTDRFANGDVSNDNGGTSKPEDKADKNIPTVWHGGDLKGITQKIKEGYFQKLGVTAIWISPVYLQVPAVVAGDGPNKGNFHAGYAGYWAEDFFKVDPHFGTLADLKELVKIAHDNGLKIVQDMVVNHLGYEAKLSKDKPEWFNTGEGCDVDCTLAGLPDFKQSIPEVTKFLNDSVSYWVKEVGIDGIRMDTMKHVEDNYWKQFFAKGGAGDPSKVWTVGEVLSGDINFNKKFINDLGSPALFDFPLQFAIKDHLSSANGNLNGIASIFDQDSAYNDPSKLVTLIDNHDVKRFMSEALERGVGEAEARERLDMALSLIFSSRGTPSVYYGTEIAMPGKGDPYNNIKGESNREDMDFSKLDSSTLDERIKALSDARKASKALTFGKQDILSRPATNGGQPLLAYRRTLEGSDPVVVLVNNSNTDLNLNALAAGKVQLLGTFAKGSLLAELTGQPHAIVLDADGNLTGTIAKRSVLILTAKGGTVPGTDSTLPSPAALDKVTGFGAVKLTWTPVVSDRVGGYRVYTSTNGKDFKMYNAEPAPANQGSLMVEGLDPAKTYTFKLISVGKDGREATNGPTTTALPNAKAKVTFTVDARSQGDAQIQVRTFANGEVRTPLNPVDGQKGFYTGVVELPIFKKTEFKFGNASPAAKNSGYEGTGFANREITPDEPTETVSGVYNFITVPEPDSFISGKVTSGPSALKDILLEAALDPNYYFAFTYADGTYHLPVPKDTKTNVTAQKVGYRSQTKEATAGSTDVNFDLVVSAPLKYTLDGNLADWKSPKTVVTNRTGGYDTKWGEGNLFKSLRLDSDDNYLYLAYTYTASGNSALVHIDVKDGGFLNAEGLSGWSVKATFAQGIDAFIGQYQNDNPQFWIHNNGTQVSPSSNFDQAKGTSADGNTTELAIPWSALGLASKPAAVNVYAGIFGGGWGAGDILPSEFSTPAFAGNTILSDDPRQVTYTNPIKLIP from the coding sequence ATGAAACAACCCAGTATGGGAGACCGGAAACGGTCTCAGATCAGTCATGCACTTTTGGGACTCAGCCTCTCGCTCGCTCTGGCCAGCTGCGGTCTGTTTGCCGCACCACCCAAACCCCAACCCGAACCCACCCTGAACCCCTGGAACAAAGAGGTGCTCTATTTCGCCCTCACAGACCGCTTTGCCAACGGGGATGTCAGCAACGACAATGGCGGCACCAGCAAGCCTGAAGACAAAGCCGACAAGAACATCCCCACCGTCTGGCACGGAGGGGACCTCAAAGGCATCACCCAGAAAATCAAAGAAGGCTACTTCCAGAAACTCGGGGTGACCGCCATCTGGATTTCCCCGGTTTACCTTCAAGTGCCCGCTGTGGTGGCAGGTGATGGTCCCAACAAAGGCAATTTCCACGCAGGATATGCAGGTTACTGGGCTGAGGACTTCTTCAAAGTGGACCCCCACTTCGGCACTTTGGCCGACCTGAAAGAACTGGTCAAGATTGCCCACGACAATGGTCTGAAAATTGTGCAGGACATGGTGGTCAACCATCTGGGCTACGAAGCCAAACTGTCCAAAGACAAACCTGAGTGGTTCAACACAGGCGAAGGCTGCGATGTGGACTGCACTCTTGCTGGCCTTCCAGATTTCAAACAAAGCATTCCGGAAGTCACGAAATTCCTGAACGACTCGGTGTCCTACTGGGTCAAAGAGGTCGGCATCGACGGCATCCGCATGGACACCATGAAACATGTGGAAGACAACTACTGGAAACAGTTCTTTGCCAAAGGGGGTGCAGGAGATCCCAGCAAAGTCTGGACCGTCGGAGAAGTGCTCTCTGGCGACATCAACTTCAACAAGAAATTCATCAACGATCTGGGAAGCCCTGCCCTGTTTGACTTCCCCCTGCAATTTGCCATCAAAGACCACCTGAGCAGCGCCAACGGAAATCTGAATGGAATTGCCAGCATTTTTGATCAGGACAGTGCTTACAACGATCCCAGCAAACTGGTCACCTTGATCGACAACCACGATGTCAAACGCTTCATGAGCGAAGCCCTTGAAAGGGGTGTCGGGGAAGCCGAAGCCAGAGAACGTCTGGACATGGCCCTCAGCCTGATTTTCTCTTCCCGTGGCACCCCCAGTGTGTATTACGGCACCGAAATTGCCATGCCCGGCAAAGGGGACCCTTACAACAACATCAAAGGCGAATCCAACCGTGAAGACATGGACTTCAGCAAACTGGATTCCAGCACCCTCGATGAGCGCATCAAAGCCCTCAGCGATGCCCGCAAGGCCAGCAAAGCCCTGACCTTTGGCAAACAGGACATCCTGTCCCGCCCGGCCACCAACGGAGGACAACCCCTGCTGGCCTACCGCCGCACCCTCGAAGGCTCAGATCCTGTGGTGGTGCTGGTCAACAACAGCAACACCGACCTGAACCTGAATGCTCTGGCTGCAGGCAAAGTGCAACTGCTCGGCACTTTTGCAAAAGGCAGCCTTCTGGCTGAGCTCACAGGCCAACCCCACGCCATCGTTTTGGATGCCGATGGCAACCTGACCGGCACCATCGCCAAACGCAGCGTGCTCATCCTGACCGCCAAAGGTGGTACGGTTCCCGGCACAGACAGCACCCTCCCGAGCCCAGCAGCTCTGGACAAGGTGACAGGATTTGGAGCCGTGAAATTGACCTGGACCCCTGTGGTCAGTGACCGTGTGGGTGGATACCGCGTTTACACCAGCACCAACGGCAAAGATTTCAAAATGTACAACGCCGAGCCAGCTCCAGCCAATCAGGGCAGTTTGATGGTTGAAGGTCTGGACCCTGCCAAAACCTACACCTTCAAGCTGATCAGTGTGGGCAAAGATGGACGGGAAGCCACCAATGGACCCACCACCACGGCCTTGCCGAATGCCAAAGCCAAAGTCACCTTCACAGTGGATGCGCGTTCTCAGGGTGATGCACAAATTCAGGTGCGCACCTTTGCCAACGGTGAAGTCCGTACCCCCCTCAACCCTGTGGACGGTCAGAAGGGCTTCTACACCGGTGTGGTGGAACTCCCCATCTTCAAGAAAACCGAATTCAAATTTGGCAACGCTTCACCTGCAGCCAAGAACAGCGGCTACGAAGGCACGGGATTTGCCAACCGTGAAATCACCCCGGATGAGCCCACCGAAACCGTGTCTGGTGTCTACAACTTCATCACGGTTCCAGAGCCTGACAGCTTCATCTCTGGCAAGGTGACCTCTGGTCCTTCTGCCCTGAAAGACATTTTGCTGGAAGCCGCTCTGGACCCCAATTACTACTTTGCTTTCACCTATGCCGATGGGACGTATCACCTGCCTGTCCCCAAAGACACCAAAACCAATGTCACTGCCCAGAAAGTCGGTTACCGTTCCCAGACCAAAGAAGCCACCGCTGGCAGCACCGATGTGAACTTTGATCTGGTGGTCAGTGCGCCTCTGAAGTACACCCTGGACGGCAATTTGGCAGACTGGAAATCACCCAAAACGGTGGTCACCAACCGTACAGGTGGCTATGACACCAAGTGGGGCGAGGGCAACCTGTTCAAGTCCTTGCGTCTGGACAGCGACGACAACTACCTCTATCTGGCATACACCTACACGGCATCGGGCAACTCTGCTCTGGTTCACATCGATGTCAAAGATGGTGGGTTCCTGAACGCCGAAGGCCTCAGTGGATGGTCTGTCAAAGCCACCTTTGCACAGGGGATTGACGCTTTCATTGGGCAATACCAGAACGACAATCCCCAGTTCTGGATCCACAACAATGGCACCCAGGTCAGCCCCAGCAGCAATTTTGATCAGGCCAAAGGCACTTCTGCCGATGGAAACACCACCGAACTGGCCATTCCATGGAGTGCGCTGGGTCTGGCAAGCAAACCCGCTGCCGTCAATGTGTATGCAGGCATCTTTGGTGGTGGATGGGGTGCAGGTGACATTCTCCCCTCTGAATTCTCCACCCCTGCATTTGCTGGAAACACCATCCTCTCTGACGATCCACGTCAGGTCACCTACACCAACCCCATCAAACTGATTCCCTGA
- a CDS encoding acyl-CoA mutase large subunit family protein, producing MPRKNEWLQTQYQKAISKFPERQYNFKTLSDIDPEPLYTADDTADLKDEDLGYPGEYPYTRGVQASMYRAKLWTMRMFAGFGSAEQTNERFKALLGAGQTGLSTAFDLPTLMGYDSDHPFSRGEVGKCGVAVASLADMEILFQDINPETVTTSMTINSPANAIWAMYIANAQKQGHDITKVGGTIQNDILKEFIAQKEFIFPPEPSVKLVIDTFEWAPRYMPKWNFISVSGYHIREAGSTAVQELAFTLADGFHYVEKALERGLDIDEFAPRISFFFDVHNDFFEEIAKFRAARRIWAREMRHRYGAKNPRSWMLRTHAQTAGVSLTAQQPHNNIARVAIQALAAVLGGTNSLHTDSFDEALALPTEEAATIALRTQQIIAYETGVAGVVDPLGGSYYVESLTHSIEQQAMQYIQQIRDLGGVEAGIEMGYYAREIQEAAYQYQKEVDRKERLIVGVNAFTDDRPLNVPIQLIDPVVEKIQAERLARVRRERDPWQAQQALEALRDAATMGLNTMPAFIECAHAYCTLGEMMDVLRKVYGEYTEPVTL from the coding sequence ATGCCCAGAAAAAATGAATGGCTGCAAACCCAGTACCAGAAAGCCATCTCCAAATTCCCGGAACGGCAGTACAATTTCAAGACGCTCTCAGACATTGACCCGGAGCCCCTTTACACTGCAGATGACACGGCAGACTTGAAAGACGAGGACCTCGGTTACCCCGGTGAATACCCTTACACCCGAGGGGTGCAGGCCAGCATGTACCGGGCAAAGCTCTGGACCATGCGCATGTTTGCGGGCTTTGGCAGTGCAGAACAAACCAATGAACGTTTCAAAGCGTTGCTCGGGGCAGGGCAGACCGGCCTTTCCACGGCCTTTGACCTTCCCACCCTGATGGGTTACGACTCAGACCACCCTTTCTCCAGAGGTGAAGTCGGCAAATGTGGGGTGGCGGTGGCCAGCCTTGCAGACATGGAAATCCTGTTTCAGGACATCAACCCTGAAACCGTGACCACCTCCATGACCATCAACAGTCCGGCCAATGCCATCTGGGCCATGTACATTGCCAATGCCCAGAAGCAGGGTCACGACATCACCAAGGTGGGCGGAACCATCCAGAACGACATCCTCAAAGAGTTCATTGCCCAGAAGGAGTTCATTTTCCCCCCAGAGCCCAGTGTCAAACTGGTCATTGACACCTTCGAGTGGGCACCCAGGTACATGCCCAAATGGAACTTCATCAGTGTCTCGGGTTACCACATCCGCGAGGCAGGGTCCACAGCCGTGCAGGAACTGGCTTTCACCCTTGCCGATGGGTTCCATTACGTGGAAAAAGCCCTTGAGCGTGGCCTCGACATCGATGAATTTGCCCCAAGAATCAGCTTTTTCTTCGATGTGCACAACGACTTCTTTGAGGAGATCGCCAAGTTCAGGGCCGCCAGACGCATCTGGGCCAGAGAGATGCGCCACCGTTACGGGGCCAAAAACCCACGCAGTTGGATGCTGCGCACCCACGCACAGACGGCAGGGGTGAGCCTGACCGCCCAGCAACCCCACAACAACATTGCACGTGTGGCCATTCAGGCTCTGGCCGCGGTTTTGGGAGGCACCAACAGCCTGCACACCGATTCTTTTGATGAGGCCCTTGCCCTGCCCACCGAAGAAGCTGCCACCATTGCCCTGAGAACCCAGCAGATCATCGCCTACGAAACAGGCGTGGCTGGAGTGGTGGACCCTCTGGGAGGCAGTTATTACGTGGAGTCCCTGACCCACTCCATCGAACAGCAAGCCATGCAGTACATCCAGCAGATTCGGGATCTGGGTGGGGTGGAGGCAGGCATCGAAATGGGTTATTACGCCAGAGAAATTCAGGAAGCCGCTTACCAGTATCAGAAAGAAGTGGACCGCAAAGAACGCCTGATTGTGGGGGTCAATGCTTTTACAGATGACCGACCCCTCAATGTGCCTATCCAGCTGATTGATCCTGTGGTGGAAAAAATTCAGGCCGAGCGTCTGGCGCGTGTGCGCCGTGAACGTGACCCTTGGCAGGCCCAGCAGGCTCTGGAAGCACTCAGGGATGCGGCCACCATGGGTCTCAACACCATGCCTGCTTTCATTGAATGTGCACATGCCTACTGCACTCTGGGCGAAATGATGGACGTGCTGCGCAAGGTGTATGGAGAATACACAGAACCTGTGACACTTTGA
- a CDS encoding EcsC family protein, translated as MSQENEHPVADPIGPENDTPETTETSMEVMLYEQSQQARAYHLKAQSDIERWRQAKPSALEQTGKKTALLIEKSLGTVGKYIPESMTDRVTRAIEQALDSTATLADRLLDEEKIEKSVADTRKNIPCELQARDTVARKIILENLSMGTASGAAAGAGGWTTILLDIPILITVTQRVIRQVAAAYGYRIDTPEEEAIARGILGSASALDVGQREKFMFSMQAVTRVLQQGGGLDKVIAVMLPATLEKLGVREIAKSLGINLTQRKALQLVPLVGAAVGATMNALTIKDTATAAFMVYRKRWLEEHTDLYASEQVPMDLEMLETKPTESPSDP; from the coding sequence ATGTCTCAAGAAAACGAACATCCTGTTGCTGACCCCATCGGCCCTGAAAATGACACTCCAGAAACCACAGAAACCAGCATGGAGGTCATGCTGTACGAGCAATCCCAGCAGGCCCGAGCCTATCACCTGAAAGCCCAGTCCGACATTGAACGCTGGCGTCAGGCCAAGCCTTCTGCTCTGGAACAAACCGGCAAGAAAACCGCCCTGTTGATCGAAAAGAGCCTTGGCACGGTGGGCAAGTACATTCCCGAGTCCATGACAGACCGGGTCACCCGTGCCATCGAACAGGCTCTGGACAGCACGGCAACACTGGCAGACCGTCTGCTGGACGAAGAAAAAATTGAAAAAAGCGTTGCGGATACCCGCAAAAACATCCCTTGCGAACTGCAAGCCAGAGACACCGTGGCCCGCAAGATCATTCTGGAAAACCTCAGCATGGGAACGGCTTCTGGCGCAGCCGCAGGTGCAGGAGGCTGGACCACCATTCTTCTGGACATTCCCATCCTGATCACCGTGACCCAGAGGGTGATCCGTCAGGTGGCTGCAGCATACGGTTACCGCATCGACACCCCGGAAGAAGAAGCCATCGCCCGTGGAATTCTGGGCTCTGCGTCTGCGCTGGATGTGGGCCAGAGGGAAAAATTCATGTTCAGCATGCAGGCGGTAACCCGTGTCTTGCAGCAGGGTGGAGGTCTGGACAAAGTCATCGCAGTGATGCTTCCGGCAACCCTTGAAAAGCTTGGTGTGCGAGAGATTGCCAAAAGCCTGGGCATCAACTTGACCCAGCGCAAAGCCCTGCAACTGGTTCCTCTGGTGGGTGCAGCGGTGGGAGCAACCATGAATGCCCTCACCATCAAAGACACGGCCACCGCAGCCTTCATGGTGTACCGAAAACGCTGGCTTGAAGAACACACAGACCTCTATGCCTCAGAACAAGTGCCCATGGACCTTGAAATGCTGGAAACAAAACCCACAGAATCCCCCTCTGATCCTTGA
- a CDS encoding NERD domain-containing protein: MTIARVPSTYTSSVPLASPFKSVRQEEHIYTLSDEWFIREDVVAHRHQIEHVLVSNRGVFALFSQKRSGALQQNGEQFFVGGERQDHAIQQAWHVSQALEALVGTRVYPVLVYPELSNPSTEAVSAVGRRGYTAEAAEAPVQSHWKIQGTLVTSWEHLPQALEKVWSKAFQWKDVCLLARKVRLLNR; encoded by the coding sequence ATGACCATTGCCCGAGTGCCCAGTACATACACCAGTTCCGTGCCTCTTGCCTCGCCTTTCAAATCTGTTCGACAAGAAGAGCACATTTACACGCTCTCAGACGAATGGTTCATCCGTGAAGATGTGGTGGCCCACCGTCACCAGATTGAGCATGTGCTGGTGTCCAATCGAGGGGTCTTTGCCCTGTTTTCTCAAAAACGCAGTGGTGCTTTGCAGCAAAACGGAGAACAGTTTTTTGTGGGTGGGGAAAGGCAAGACCACGCCATTCAGCAGGCATGGCACGTCAGTCAGGCCCTCGAAGCTCTGGTGGGAACCCGGGTTTATCCTGTGCTGGTGTACCCTGAGCTTTCCAACCCATCCACAGAGGCTGTTTCTGCGGTCGGCAGACGGGGTTACACCGCTGAAGCAGCAGAAGCACCTGTGCAAAGCCACTGGAAGATTCAGGGCACTCTGGTGACCAGTTGGGAGCATCTGCCTCAAGCCCTCGAAAAAGTTTGGTCCAAAGCTTTCCAGTGGAAAGACGTGTGTTTGCTGGCCCGCAAAGTGCGCCTCTTGAACCGCTGA